A section of the bacterium genome encodes:
- a CDS encoding UDP-N-acetylmuramoyl-tripeptide--D-alanyl-D-alanine ligase, whose translation MKLTLGETADLFNAALSSKERVKNVESVETDSNKCGKGSLFFALKGERFDGHDFVNNVRENGGIGAVVERDVNISEEGGPFALIYVDNTLKALQYLASFYRSKFNLPVAGITGSNGKTTTKEMTASVLSKKYKVVKTSGNLNNHIGVPLTILSWKDEPEFAVLEMGANHIGEIKNLCSIAKPEYGVITNIGRGHIGFFGSIDNIFKAKRELADSLPEGGTLFLNGDDERLNRIKLNNVKIIRYGFSSKCDIKGSNPRINSGGNAVMDFNGAVVTLNLPGLHNLYNGLAAAAVGIYTGVSLRDIQESLEEFRAVDKRTDVVFTNPFILINDAYNANPDSMEAAFAAAKEMAGQGTNLIAVLGDMFELGKYSRKEHQSAGEKLGLYGFNTLFCIGRDMAYTAETAEKSGLIHVSHYLSQKDLIRNLIGYISPNDVVLVKGSRGMQMEKVVDELKQLKFQNAGE comes from the coding sequence TGGCGAAACAGCAGACCTTTTTAATGCTGCTCTCTCTTCTAAAGAGAGAGTAAAAAATGTGGAGTCTGTAGAAACAGACTCAAACAAATGCGGAAAAGGGTCCCTGTTTTTTGCATTAAAGGGTGAACGATTTGACGGCCATGATTTTGTAAATAATGTGAGAGAAAATGGAGGAATCGGAGCTGTAGTTGAAAGAGATGTGAATATTTCGGAAGAAGGCGGGCCTTTTGCGCTTATATATGTTGATAATACGTTAAAAGCCCTTCAGTACCTTGCATCTTTTTACAGAAGCAAGTTCAATCTGCCGGTAGCAGGTATAACAGGATCCAACGGAAAGACAACAACAAAGGAGATGACAGCATCTGTTCTTTCAAAAAAATACAAGGTTGTAAAAACCTCCGGTAATCTTAACAATCATATCGGTGTTCCCTTGACAATTCTGTCATGGAAGGATGAACCGGAGTTTGCAGTGCTTGAAATGGGCGCTAATCATATCGGGGAGATCAAGAATCTCTGCAGTATTGCAAAGCCGGAATATGGAGTAATCACAAATATAGGCAGAGGGCACATAGGTTTTTTCGGATCAATTGACAATATTTTTAAAGCTAAAAGAGAGCTGGCTGATTCTCTTCCGGAAGGGGGAACACTTTTCCTTAACGGTGATGATGAAAGATTAAACCGGATAAAGCTAAATAATGTGAAAATAATCAGATACGGATTCAGCAGCAAGTGTGATATTAAGGGGAGTAACCCTCGTATAAATTCCGGAGGAAATGCAGTGATGGATTTTAACGGAGCTGTAGTTACACTTAATTTGCCCGGCCTCCACAATCTTTACAACGGCCTTGCAGCTGCTGCTGTGGGAATATATACAGGGGTTTCTCTGCGGGATATTCAGGAATCACTTGAAGAATTCAGAGCTGTTGATAAAAGAACAGATGTTGTATTTACAAATCCCTTTATTCTTATAAATGATGCATACAATGCTAACCCTGATTCAATGGAAGCTGCATTTGCTGCTGCAAAAGAGATGGCGGGGCAGGGTACAAATCTCATCGCAGTGCTCGGAGATATGTTTGAGCTTGGGAAATACAGCAGGAAAGAGCATCAGTCTGCAGGTGAGAAACTGGGATTGTATGGATTTAATACACTCTTCTGTATTGGCAGAGACATGGCCTACACAGCCGAGACAGCAGAAAAATCGGGCCTTATACATGTCAGCCATTATTTATCTCAAAAAGATCTGATCCGGAATTTAATTGGCTATATCTCTCCAAATGATGTTGTGCTTGTAAAGGGGAGCAGAGGAATGCAGATGGAGAAGGTTGTGGATGAACTTAAACAATTAAAATTTCAAAACGCGGGAGAGTAA
- a CDS encoding phospho-N-acetylmuramoyl-pentapeptide-transferase: MLFHILYPLRDQFIGFNLLGYITFRSASAAVTALLVTFIIGPFILKWLRKKQFKEIIRTETPDSHRQKAGTVSMGGIIIIIAVLVPVLLFAKLNNMYTQLMIISTLWMGAVGFMDDYLKVVKKMPKGLIGRYKLLGQVLLGLLVGLVVTFSQEYSGVKLGGQVVNVSWYTSIPFFKNLLINFGWFYLPVVIIVITGTSNAVNLTDGLDGLAIGLVGIAAAAWAGMSYVTGRVDFSDYLNVLYLKNAGELTIYCSALIGASLGFLWFNSHPASVFMGDTGALALGGAMGTMAVILKKELLLFIVGGVFVAESLSVILQVASFRLRGKRIFKMAPIHHHFELLGWPEEKIVVRFWIIGILLALLGLSTFKVR, encoded by the coding sequence ATGCTCTTTCATATTCTTTATCCTCTGAGGGACCAGTTTATAGGTTTTAACCTTCTCGGATATATAACTTTTCGTTCAGCTTCGGCAGCTGTGACAGCTTTGCTTGTAACTTTTATCATCGGGCCTTTTATTCTCAAGTGGCTGAGGAAGAAACAGTTTAAAGAGATAATCAGAACTGAAACCCCTGATTCTCACAGACAAAAAGCTGGTACTGTGTCTATGGGCGGTATCATAATTATTATTGCAGTGCTGGTACCTGTACTTCTTTTTGCAAAACTTAACAATATGTATACCCAGTTGATGATTATATCTACTCTGTGGATGGGTGCAGTAGGCTTTATGGATGACTATCTTAAAGTCGTAAAGAAGATGCCCAAGGGCCTTATAGGAAGGTACAAGCTTTTAGGCCAGGTATTACTTGGGCTCCTGGTTGGCCTTGTTGTAACTTTCTCGCAGGAATATTCCGGTGTTAAACTTGGCGGGCAAGTTGTTAATGTCAGCTGGTACACAAGTATTCCGTTTTTCAAGAATCTTCTGATTAATTTCGGGTGGTTTTATCTGCCTGTTGTAATCATTGTAATTACAGGCACTTCCAATGCAGTAAACCTGACAGACGGCCTTGACGGCCTTGCAATCGGACTTGTGGGTATAGCTGCTGCTGCCTGGGCAGGTATGAGCTATGTAACAGGCCGTGTGGATTTTAGTGACTACCTCAATGTCCTGTATCTGAAGAATGCGGGTGAACTTACTATTTACTGTTCTGCCCTGATAGGAGCATCTTTGGGATTCTTATGGTTTAACAGCCACCCTGCATCAGTATTTATGGGTGACACAGGAGCTCTTGCACTCGGAGGTGCAATGGGTACAATGGCTGTGATTCTGAAGAAAGAGCTGCTGCTTTTTATAGTAGGAGGTGTTTTTGTAGCAGAAAGCCTTTCAGTGATTCTGCAGGTTGCTTCTTTCCGTCTCAGGGGAAAACGTATTTTTAAAATGGCTCCAATTCATCACCACTTTGAACTTTTGGGGTGGCCTGAAGAGAAGATAGTTGTCCGATTCTGGATAATAGGAATTTTACTTGCACTATTAGGCTTGAGTACATTTAAAGTCAGGTAA
- the murD gene encoding UDP-N-acetylmuramoyl-L-alanine--D-glutamate ligase: MVIDVKNKRVTILGASRSGLGAAKLISGHGGQVFVTELASEDKMQAAVSMLNKLGIKYEFGGHSSSIYNCDFCVISPGISISSPVAEKFRSMNISLYSELEVASWFFKGEIIAVTGSNGKSTVTALTGEILKRAGIESITAGNIGTAFSEVAESVSSSGYAVVEVSSFQLEAVSDFRPHIGIFLNLTADHLNRHGTMDTYGKLKAGLFKNQTEEDIAVFNGDDEGVKNLLSNVRGKKYEFGLEQAEGRAGYVKNNILTVIGNSAEYQLADVSEIGIKGVHNVLNCLAASIAGINASVDTVIISEVLKTFKGLPHRMEFVEEIDGVKYYNDSKATNVDSVRYALTSFKEPVVLIAGGRDKDSDFSVLETMVKKHVRKMLLIGEAAEKMEKVLGPAVDTVLAESMEEAVYLASVSAEKGDAVLLSPACASFDMFRNFEDRGDKFKDLVRKLKK, encoded by the coding sequence ATGGTTATAGATGTTAAAAATAAACGTGTTACAATTCTCGGAGCCAGCAGAAGCGGCCTCGGTGCGGCGAAACTTATATCCGGGCATGGGGGACAGGTATTTGTAACGGAACTTGCTTCCGAAGATAAGATGCAGGCTGCTGTCTCTATGCTGAATAAGCTTGGCATTAAGTATGAGTTTGGAGGGCACAGCAGCAGTATTTATAATTGTGATTTTTGTGTGATAAGCCCGGGTATCTCAATATCAAGCCCGGTTGCGGAAAAATTCAGAAGTATGAATATCTCTCTATATAGTGAGCTGGAAGTTGCTTCATGGTTCTTTAAGGGGGAAATTATAGCTGTAACCGGATCAAATGGCAAGTCTACAGTTACTGCTTTGACAGGTGAAATTCTGAAGAGGGCAGGTATAGAGAGTATTACTGCCGGAAATATAGGCACTGCATTTTCAGAAGTTGCAGAGTCTGTAAGCAGCAGCGGATATGCAGTTGTCGAGGTAAGCAGTTTTCAGCTTGAGGCTGTATCTGATTTCAGGCCGCACATAGGCATTTTTCTGAATCTGACGGCTGATCATCTTAACAGACACGGAACAATGGACACATACGGTAAACTGAAAGCAGGGCTTTTTAAAAATCAAACCGAAGAAGATATTGCTGTTTTTAACGGCGATGATGAAGGTGTAAAAAATCTATTATCGAATGTTCGCGGTAAAAAGTATGAGTTCGGACTTGAACAGGCAGAAGGAAGAGCAGGGTATGTTAAAAATAACATCCTGACTGTAATCGGAAATTCCGCTGAATATCAGCTGGCGGATGTGTCTGAAATTGGCATAAAGGGTGTTCACAATGTATTAAACTGCCTTGCAGCTTCAATTGCAGGTATCAATGCATCTGTCGATACTGTAATTATCTCTGAGGTGCTTAAAACTTTCAAAGGTCTGCCTCACAGAATGGAGTTTGTGGAGGAGATAGACGGAGTAAAGTATTACAATGATTCCAAAGCAACAAATGTGGATTCTGTCCGGTATGCTTTGACAAGCTTCAAAGAGCCTGTAGTCCTGATTGCAGGGGGAAGAGACAAGGATTCGGATTTCTCCGTACTTGAAACTATGGTAAAGAAACATGTCAGAAAAATGCTTTTAATTGGCGAGGCTGCTGAAAAGATGGAGAAGGTTTTAGGGCCTGCTGTTGATACTGTGCTGGCGGAAAGCATGGAAGAAGCAGTATATCTTGCCAGTGTTTCTGCAGAAAAAGGTGATGCTGTACTGCTTTCACCTGCATGTGCAAGTTTTGATATGTTTAGGAATTTTGAGGACAGAGGTGATAAATTTAAAGATTTGGTGAGGAAACTAAAAAAATGA
- a CDS encoding cell division protein FtsW, translating to MMNRKGQPDIILLSVTAILVLIGILVIYSASSFRGAEDYSDAFLFIKKHLIKVALALFFMLISYKIDYRFIKYITPFSLLAFILLLFFVLSGPKINGSRRAISLMGMGFQPSEFMKLILICYMAALFSKSKGRISENRETLIIHYFIFLSIVVLVFIEPDLGTALVMFFIGLTMLFIGGVPGKKLAVMAAAPVPFVALGFAIFPYQMQRLRDFWNSVFNGGSMSYQVKQSIIGLAHGGLAGVGYGAGKQKLFFLPEPFSDFVLASYGEEMGFIGMLFLFLLLVIVLWRGIHIAVNSQDRYGFLLAGGITAMILINALMNAGVVVNLLPTTGLPFPFLSYGGSSLIVHMIGIGILLNISKRNSQMQVGSFEGISL from the coding sequence ATGATGAATAGAAAAGGACAGCCCGACATCATCCTTTTATCAGTAACTGCTATACTTGTTTTGATAGGTATACTTGTAATTTACAGCGCAAGTTCATTCAGGGGGGCTGAAGATTACAGTGACGCGTTTCTATTTATAAAGAAACATCTGATCAAAGTAGCACTTGCCTTGTTTTTTATGCTGATTTCATATAAAATTGATTACAGGTTCATAAAATATATTACACCCTTCAGTCTGTTGGCTTTTATACTTCTCCTCTTTTTTGTCCTGTCCGGGCCGAAAATAAACGGCAGCAGACGGGCTATTTCTCTTATGGGAATGGGATTTCAACCCTCGGAGTTTATGAAACTTATATTGATTTGTTATATGGCTGCCCTTTTTTCCAAATCAAAAGGCAGAATTTCCGAGAACAGGGAGACACTTATAATTCATTATTTCATTTTTTTATCTATTGTTGTACTTGTTTTTATAGAACCTGATCTCGGAACAGCTCTGGTGATGTTTTTTATAGGATTAACAATGCTGTTTATCGGCGGTGTACCCGGGAAGAAACTTGCTGTTATGGCAGCGGCACCTGTACCATTTGTGGCCTTGGGTTTTGCAATTTTTCCTTATCAGATGCAGAGATTAAGAGATTTCTGGAATTCTGTTTTTAACGGCGGGTCAATGAGTTATCAGGTGAAACAGTCCATTATAGGGCTTGCTCACGGCGGCCTTGCAGGAGTAGGTTACGGAGCGGGAAAACAAAAGCTCTTTTTTCTTCCGGAGCCGTTTTCTGATTTTGTGCTTGCAAGTTATGGCGAAGAGATGGGCTTTATAGGTATGCTTTTTCTTTTTCTGCTTCTGGTAATTGTTCTCTGGAGAGGAATACACATAGCAGTGAATTCCCAGGACAGGTATGGTTTTCTTCTTGCAGGAGGAATTACAGCAATGATTCTTATTAATGCATTAATGAATGCAGGAGTCGTTGTAAATCTTCTGCCTACAACAGGGCTGCCCTTTCCGTTTTTAAGTTACGGGGGGTCGTCACTTATAGTTCATATGATAGGTATAGGCATACTTCTAAATATTTCGAAAAGAAACTCACAGATGCAGGTCGGCTCTTTTGAAGGAATCAGCCTC